The Sulfolobus acidocaldarius DSM 639 genome has a window encoding:
- a CDS encoding metallophosphoesterase family protein yields MRFLLVSDVHKSFRIYRNYNESVAVEWLLNVIDRVKPEVLISAGDWDDGMTPNDFLNIMSKVKKLLTVYGNHENFPLIEGYVMHDGKVYEVGGLKIAGINGLIGEGSKKGIPMTSPTRFRNALYRIKKAVDRLDILVMHQPPYLPEVYPEMSEDEGSALVYQGIEELKPRLFFNGHMTQGCYTFHNFQFQTKYLRVDSSQLHKCYGVLESNSRELTVYQEEKEVFKMEF; encoded by the coding sequence ATGAGATTTCTTTTAGTAAGTGATGTTCATAAGTCTTTCAGAATCTACAGGAATTATAATGAGTCCGTTGCGGTAGAATGGTTATTAAACGTTATTGATAGGGTTAAGCCAGAGGTTCTCATATCAGCTGGTGATTGGGATGATGGAATGACACCTAATGACTTCTTAAATATAATGTCTAAAGTGAAAAAGTTACTTACCGTTTATGGGAATCATGAGAATTTTCCGCTTATCGAAGGTTACGTTATGCATGACGGAAAGGTATATGAGGTAGGAGGATTGAAAATTGCTGGAATTAATGGACTAATAGGGGAAGGAAGTAAAAAGGGAATTCCTATGACCTCTCCCACACGATTTAGAAATGCACTCTACAGGATAAAAAAGGCAGTAGATAGATTAGATATACTGGTGATGCACCAACCACCATACCTCCCAGAAGTATATCCGGAAATGAGCGAGGATGAGGGCAGTGCCTTAGTATATCAGGGGATAGAAGAGCTAAAACCAAGACTTTTCTTTAACGGACATATGACTCAAGGTTGTTACACCTTTCATAATTTCCAGTTCCAGACTAAATACTTGAGAGTAGATAGCTCCCAGCTTCATAAGTGTTATGGAGTGTTAGAGTCGAATAGCAGAGAGTTAACAGTATATCAAGAGGAGAAGGAAGTATTTAAAATGGAATTTTAG
- a CDS encoding AAA family ATPase — MLFDLHPKIELRELFGRGTEVEYIIQQVISRNWVIISGQRGIGKTSVMKVSINELRRRNSTDGIYLNLRGVKTLRELLSLLISEINRNKLFNIFNVNVNLNFGPLGVELKRGRLTVQRGLLELLLSINRDMVIGLDEVQELSPVSKPLLDVLGNVFMSNPKVRFIFSGSYVGLVKALLSPKEGSPLLGRPPVEVRLRPFDKITSINFLKQGMMELGVDFENNEAEEVVNKLDGIVGWLTLFGNNYAIRKLNYEYSLQSTIEEGKRIMLEELNHFLEGRNRELYLAILSSLKVTKRWKDIKFATSVKLKRSIDDKEFSSALESLIKYNFIDKIKEGEYQITDPILREIDFDHVGRTV, encoded by the coding sequence ATGTTATTCGACTTACATCCTAAGATAGAATTAAGAGAGTTGTTTGGCAGAGGGACAGAGGTAGAATATATTATACAACAGGTGATTTCGAGAAATTGGGTCATAATTAGTGGACAAAGGGGAATAGGAAAGACTAGTGTTATGAAGGTTAGTATAAATGAGTTAAGGAGGAGAAATTCTACTGACGGAATATACTTAAACTTAAGAGGAGTTAAGACACTGAGAGAATTATTATCTCTGCTTATTTCAGAAATAAATAGAAATAAACTTTTCAACATATTCAATGTTAACGTTAACCTAAACTTTGGTCCTTTAGGCGTAGAACTCAAGAGAGGTAGATTGACAGTCCAAAGAGGTTTACTGGAGTTACTCCTGTCAATAAATAGAGATATGGTTATAGGGCTAGACGAGGTTCAGGAACTTTCCCCTGTTAGTAAACCTTTACTAGATGTCTTGGGAAACGTCTTTATGAGTAATCCTAAAGTTAGGTTCATTTTTTCCGGATCCTACGTAGGTTTAGTCAAGGCATTATTAAGTCCTAAGGAAGGGTCACCTCTACTTGGGAGACCGCCAGTCGAGGTTAGATTGAGACCTTTTGACAAAATTACATCAATTAATTTCTTGAAACAGGGTATGATGGAGCTGGGTGTCGACTTCGAGAATAATGAGGCTGAGGAAGTGGTCAATAAACTTGATGGAATAGTAGGTTGGTTGACTTTATTTGGTAATAATTATGCCATAAGAAAGTTGAACTATGAGTATTCATTACAGTCTACCATAGAAGAGGGCAAGAGAATAATGTTAGAGGAGTTAAATCATTTCCTTGAAGGGAGGAATAGAGAGCTATATTTAGCCATATTATCCTCTCTTAAAGTTACCAAGAGATGGAAGGACATAAAGTTCGCTACCTCTGTGAAGTTGAAGAGGAGTATTGATGATAAGGAGTTTAGTTCTGCCCTCGAATCTTTGATTAAATACAATTTCATAGATAAAATTAAGGAAGGTGAATATCAGATAACAGATCCTATTTTAAGAGAAATAGATTTCGACCATGTGGGTAGAACGGTCTAA
- a CDS encoding 3-hydroxyacyl-CoA dehydrogenase/enoyl-CoA hydratase family protein codes for MKVDDIKKILVVGAGTMGHGIAEVFAIAGYHVYLSDVSEDILNKSLNNIRWSLSKLKEKDRIKETVDEVLSRIRPVVGLNESVSDADFVVEASPEIIDLKRQIFSTLDKLLSPNTILATNTSTLPVTSIAEATSKPERVVAMHFFNPPVLMELVEVMKGEKTNDEVALTTYELAKKIGKKPILIKKDVPGYVVNNILGAVSGTACLLVEKGLADIKEVDAVTMYKLGFPMGVFILADYSGLDIGYNALRSREKLGLKTNRPPCSMVEEKVKRGELGVKSGKGYYQYPAPGKYQKPEIPKELAEKLNPALILCGAVNVASRMYREGIVTKEEIDLAVKLGLNYPKGIFEYADEIGIDEILSAMRTLKDISSSDFYDPDPLLLEMQKRNELGKKTGKGFYEYKKAEEKKLDTIIVRIEEPIATIILNRPERLNAINGRMSEEITNTLSTLAEDQRVRVVIITGSGKAFSAGADVTGFQQSGSPASRAIFRKDLFSTVAKFPKPVIAAINGFALGGGLELAMACDIRIASSNAELGQPEINLALIPGGGGTQRLTRLVGRGWAKYIVFLGERISASLAREIGLIEFVVPPEKLEEEAKRIALKIAEKSPLALAAAKLAIDSTEEREISTGLSLESTLFGLLLTSEDSKEGVRAFMEKRKPQFKGV; via the coding sequence ATGAAAGTCGATGATATTAAGAAAATACTCGTAGTCGGAGCAGGAACTATGGGTCATGGAATAGCCGAAGTGTTCGCCATAGCTGGATACCATGTGTACCTCTCCGATGTATCGGAAGATATTCTAAATAAAAGCCTTAACAACATAAGATGGAGTTTAAGTAAACTTAAGGAGAAAGACAGGATCAAGGAAACTGTTGATGAAGTACTATCAAGGATTAGACCTGTTGTTGGGTTAAATGAAAGTGTTAGTGATGCCGATTTTGTAGTTGAAGCTTCTCCTGAGATAATAGATCTGAAAAGACAAATATTTTCCACTCTGGATAAACTACTTTCACCTAATACAATTTTAGCCACAAATACAAGTACATTACCAGTTACCAGTATCGCTGAAGCCACATCGAAACCTGAAAGAGTTGTAGCCATGCACTTTTTCAATCCACCAGTTCTCATGGAACTTGTCGAAGTGATGAAAGGGGAAAAGACCAATGATGAAGTAGCTCTGACGACCTATGAATTAGCCAAGAAGATAGGAAAGAAACCAATACTGATAAAGAAAGATGTGCCGGGTTACGTTGTGAATAATATTTTAGGTGCAGTTTCAGGTACAGCCTGTTTGCTAGTGGAAAAAGGACTCGCAGATATCAAGGAAGTAGATGCTGTAACCATGTATAAGTTGGGTTTCCCAATGGGAGTATTCATACTTGCAGACTACAGTGGGCTTGACATAGGATATAACGCATTAAGATCTAGAGAGAAATTGGGTTTAAAGACCAATAGACCTCCCTGTAGTATGGTGGAAGAGAAAGTCAAGAGGGGCGAATTAGGTGTAAAGAGTGGTAAGGGATACTATCAGTACCCTGCACCAGGAAAATATCAAAAGCCCGAAATACCCAAGGAATTAGCGGAGAAATTAAATCCAGCTCTGATTCTTTGCGGAGCAGTTAACGTAGCTTCAAGGATGTACAGAGAAGGGATTGTTACAAAGGAGGAAATAGACTTAGCAGTTAAATTGGGATTGAACTACCCTAAAGGAATATTCGAATACGCTGATGAAATTGGTATAGACGAGATACTCAGCGCAATGAGAACACTAAAAGATATATCATCATCTGATTTTTACGATCCTGATCCTCTACTCCTGGAAATGCAGAAGAGAAACGAACTTGGTAAAAAGACGGGTAAAGGATTTTATGAGTATAAGAAAGCAGAAGAGAAAAAGCTGGACACCATAATCGTGAGGATAGAAGAACCTATAGCAACAATTATTCTGAATAGACCTGAGAGGTTAAATGCAATCAACGGAAGGATGTCTGAGGAGATAACTAACACTCTTTCAACCTTAGCTGAGGATCAACGGGTAAGAGTAGTCATTATTACAGGAAGTGGTAAAGCGTTTTCCGCAGGTGCAGATGTTACAGGTTTCCAACAGTCCGGAAGTCCTGCGTCAAGGGCAATATTCAGAAAGGATCTCTTCAGTACCGTAGCTAAGTTCCCTAAACCAGTTATCGCTGCTATAAATGGGTTTGCCTTAGGTGGAGGACTTGAGTTGGCGATGGCATGTGATATCAGAATAGCTTCCTCTAATGCTGAATTAGGACAGCCTGAAATTAACCTAGCCTTAATTCCAGGTGGAGGAGGAACCCAGAGGTTAACTAGACTAGTTGGTAGAGGTTGGGCTAAATATATTGTATTTTTGGGAGAAAGGATTTCTGCGTCCTTGGCTAGAGAGATAGGGTTAATAGAATTTGTGGTGCCGCCAGAGAAGTTAGAGGAAGAGGCTAAAAGAATAGCGCTTAAAATAGCTGAGAAATCACCCTTAGCACTAGCTGCTGCGAAACTAGCTATAGATTCCACTGAAGAGAGGGAAATATCCACTGGACTTAGCTTAGAATCAACATTATTTGGTCTTCTCTTAACTAGCGAGGACTCTAAAGAAGGAGTGAGAGCGTTTATGGAAAAGAGAAAGCCTCAGTTTAAGGGAGTATAG
- a CDS encoding MFS transporter: MSSGKPSALDEYVARIDRLPVWGLSYALLWAIGIGYFATLYDAVSNLGLALPYIPFINTTQASIIVSIGLAAYIIGSIGLGLVADRIGRRPALIALFVLLTIGSLGMALSVNYPMLFVFRFIEGVGTGASLNLAMVYISEFSPSSKRGKYGNWIFISGWIAVGLGTLLVAFIVTANETIGWRIAFGLAAVLGLISTVVVSIKAPESVRVLIKKGKYQQAENLVEGIERVSMVRAKVSTLPPPKIVSYEQEQVSPLKILGESKFLKRLIGLTVFWFFIYFIQYTSTGLGPTFVKAVVGLTPGQYAEYIRLLGFVAVGATIISFAMLGFIERTDRRILTQVGAIGFLVSSYVTTFLILNKALIPWFITYFLLEFVVNPPYLAGYLMSSESFPTTARSTGFAITDGIGHLGGVIGPLLLFPLISIVGPLYAWVILALPVPFAAALLWFTVPKTVGVRLEEVNEAMRQRGAKTSS; this comes from the coding sequence ATGAGTTCAGGCAAACCGTCTGCATTAGATGAGTATGTAGCTAGAATAGATAGACTACCAGTATGGGGTTTATCATATGCTTTACTATGGGCTATAGGAATAGGATATTTCGCCACATTATATGATGCTGTATCAAATTTAGGATTAGCTTTACCTTATATACCGTTTATAAATACTACCCAAGCCTCTATAATCGTCTCCATAGGATTAGCAGCTTACATAATAGGCTCAATAGGTTTAGGACTTGTGGCTGATAGAATAGGAAGGAGACCAGCATTAATAGCCTTATTTGTATTGTTGACAATAGGTAGCTTAGGAATGGCGCTTTCTGTAAATTACCCCATGTTATTTGTGTTCAGGTTTATTGAAGGAGTTGGTACAGGTGCATCATTAAACTTAGCCATGGTCTACATATCTGAGTTCTCTCCAAGCTCTAAACGAGGAAAGTACGGAAACTGGATATTTATATCTGGTTGGATCGCTGTGGGTTTAGGGACTTTATTAGTTGCGTTTATAGTTACTGCTAACGAAACTATAGGATGGAGAATAGCCTTTGGCCTAGCCGCAGTCCTAGGGCTAATATCAACTGTTGTAGTCAGTATCAAAGCTCCTGAAAGTGTAAGAGTCTTAATTAAAAAGGGTAAGTATCAACAAGCCGAAAACTTAGTAGAAGGAATAGAAAGAGTTAGTATGGTAAGAGCTAAAGTTTCGACTCTACCACCTCCTAAGATAGTCTCGTATGAGCAAGAACAAGTAAGTCCTCTGAAGATACTAGGAGAATCTAAATTCCTGAAGAGGCTAATAGGATTGACAGTATTCTGGTTCTTCATATACTTTATCCAATACACTTCAACAGGATTAGGTCCAACATTCGTCAAAGCAGTTGTTGGTTTAACACCGGGGCAGTATGCTGAATACATAAGGTTATTAGGGTTTGTTGCTGTAGGAGCTACAATAATATCTTTTGCGATGCTGGGATTCATTGAGAGGACTGATAGAAGAATATTAACGCAAGTTGGCGCCATAGGTTTTTTGGTAAGTAGTTATGTCACAACATTTCTCATATTGAATAAGGCACTAATACCATGGTTCATTACTTATTTCCTTCTTGAGTTTGTTGTGAATCCTCCTTACCTGGCTGGCTATTTAATGTCCAGCGAATCATTCCCCACTACTGCTAGGTCAACAGGTTTTGCTATAACTGATGGAATAGGTCATTTAGGTGGTGTAATAGGACCACTGCTTCTATTCCCACTGATCTCAATTGTAGGACCGTTGTACGCATGGGTCATATTGGCATTACCGGTTCCATTTGCAGCTGCTCTACTATGGTTCACAGTCCCTAAGACAGTAGGAGTAAGATTAGAGGAAGTTAATGAAGCAATGAGACAAAGAGGTGCGAAAACCAGTAGTTGA
- a CDS encoding thiamine pyrophosphate-binding protein — translation MKASKSLLELLDKYNVKHVFGLVGETSFPLYDAFNDYPNITHVFARDERNAVIMADAYARFSYKPGIVEVPNVGAPYTLPGLAEANISGIPIIMFVSDIPTYVEKRNMLTEHDNSYLNKLSKEFLSVNDPSQLPRVVRRAFRVATTGRTGPVVVKIPMNIYDGEVSDEEVYSQPEFSVYPSLRFMPDPERITEALKILYSAKNPVIVCGQGVLLSNASEEVVKLAEALSIPVATTITGKGSFPETHPLSIGVIGARGGTRFSNKILAEADVVFLIGTNTDSANTWDWRLPSSKSTIIQLDVSERELGNNYKVIPLLGDAKLTLKEMIRMIREVKRNQSISEIEREKRGFEQFVESLANEKTELTNPVRFMKILSEFVDEKTFLVVDPGTGAIFSSAYLKLKLAGRRIMYNYSMGGLGYALPALIGAYFATGGRILSITTDGNLFFNLGELETVKRLNVNAKIFVFNNKSFGWIRAAMLSKYGRVLSGTEISEIDYSKLASSFGIDYLRIEKSEEIESVTKEALVDDSPKFIEVLVKSEDKVIPPVPDWREIKDGKFMG, via the coding sequence ATGAAAGCGTCTAAGTCTTTGCTCGAACTTCTAGATAAGTATAATGTTAAACACGTATTTGGTCTTGTAGGAGAGACCTCATTCCCTCTATATGATGCATTTAATGATTATCCAAATATCACCCATGTGTTTGCCCGAGATGAGAGAAATGCAGTAATAATGGCTGATGCATATGCTAGATTCTCCTATAAACCTGGAATTGTTGAGGTTCCAAATGTAGGGGCACCATATACACTTCCGGGATTGGCTGAGGCTAACATTTCAGGAATCCCGATCATCATGTTCGTTAGTGATATTCCAACCTATGTCGAAAAAAGAAACATGTTAACTGAACACGATAATTCTTACCTCAACAAGCTATCAAAGGAATTTCTTTCTGTAAACGATCCCTCCCAATTACCTAGAGTCGTAAGAAGGGCATTTAGAGTTGCCACGACAGGAAGGACAGGACCCGTGGTAGTTAAAATACCTATGAATATATATGATGGGGAAGTGAGTGATGAGGAGGTATATTCCCAACCTGAATTTTCGGTCTATCCCTCCCTCAGATTTATGCCTGACCCAGAAAGGATCACTGAGGCATTAAAAATACTCTACTCTGCTAAAAATCCTGTAATAGTATGCGGTCAGGGAGTCCTATTATCAAATGCAAGTGAAGAAGTAGTCAAATTAGCAGAGGCTTTGTCAATACCAGTAGCCACAACCATAACCGGAAAAGGCTCTTTTCCTGAAACACACCCCCTCTCTATAGGCGTAATAGGAGCCAGAGGAGGCACAAGATTTTCTAATAAAATTCTAGCTGAAGCTGATGTAGTATTCCTGATAGGAACAAATACTGACTCGGCTAACACATGGGACTGGAGGTTACCTAGTAGTAAATCAACAATTATACAATTGGATGTTAGCGAGAGAGAACTGGGTAATAATTACAAGGTTATCCCACTTTTAGGCGATGCAAAGCTCACGCTGAAGGAAATGATTAGAATGATAAGAGAAGTTAAGAGAAATCAGTCCATTAGTGAGATTGAAAGGGAGAAAAGAGGTTTTGAGCAGTTTGTGGAGTCCCTTGCTAATGAAAAAACAGAGCTTACAAACCCTGTAAGATTCATGAAGATACTGTCGGAGTTTGTTGATGAAAAAACATTTCTGGTAGTGGATCCAGGGACAGGAGCGATCTTTAGTTCAGCATACCTTAAGTTAAAGTTGGCTGGAAGGAGAATAATGTATAATTACTCCATGGGCGGGTTAGGTTATGCATTGCCTGCTTTAATAGGTGCTTACTTTGCGACGGGTGGTAGGATACTCTCAATTACCACTGATGGGAACCTATTCTTCAATCTTGGAGAGCTTGAAACTGTTAAAAGGCTTAACGTTAATGCTAAGATTTTCGTATTCAATAATAAGTCATTTGGATGGATAAGAGCTGCTATGTTAAGTAAATATGGAAGAGTACTTTCTGGGACTGAAATCAGTGAAATTGACTACTCAAAACTGGCGTCTTCATTTGGAATAGACTACCTCCGTATAGAGAAGAGTGAAGAAATAGAGAGCGTGACCAAAGAAGCATTGGTTGATGATTCTCCTAAGTTTATCGAGGTTCTAGTAAAAAGTGAAGATAAGGTAATTCCTCCAGTACCTGATTGGAGGGAAATTAAGGATGGTAAATTTATGGGTTAA
- a CDS encoding vitamin K epoxide reductase family protein, whose translation MLSRSINIAFVLLSIIGIILSSYLTYETLTATFNTGYCNINSYVNCGTVASSPYSRFFGIPVAILGLAWFALMLGLWMIKKEVTIYPWIIGVMFVGYLIYTEVELIHAICIYCTTAHIIALVMGYFVLKVSRL comes from the coding sequence ATGTTATCAAGGTCAATTAACATAGCTTTCGTCCTTTTATCCATAATAGGCATAATTTTATCCTCTTATTTAACTTACGAGACCTTGACTGCAACTTTCAATACAGGCTATTGTAACATAAATAGCTATGTAAACTGTGGGACTGTAGCCTCAAGTCCTTATTCTAGGTTCTTCGGAATTCCCGTGGCAATACTAGGACTGGCATGGTTCGCATTAATGCTAGGATTGTGGATGATAAAGAAAGAGGTTACCATTTACCCTTGGATAATAGGAGTTATGTTTGTGGGATATTTAATTTACACTGAAGTGGAGTTAATTCATGCGATTTGCATATACTGTACTACCGCGCATATAATAGCTCTAGTGATGGGATATTTTGTACTAAAGGTGTCTAGATTATAG